The Micromonospora sp. Llam0 genome contains a region encoding:
- a CDS encoding asparagine synthetase B, translated as MSAIVGIIGEAGGRGQRADQLALACTPHDLQRTGRYLDDRAAIVARWPDEHPAATRSPFYATRSPYYAATTDAVAVSCTAQPDLLDLYQRHGTAAVTRLTGDFAIAVWDRDRSQLMLAADRTGERTLYWRLSGGRLTFASQLRALLADPRTGQELDPVALHHYLTYRYVPAPWTIYAGIRKLPPGTSLIWADGRVTTRRYWTLDAAAGPTTSGIDQAAEQLRGRLVDAVRSRLPATGPPHVLLSGGISATLVAAAVTRSTSVRAHTCSVGFGEPRLDQRAAARAVARALGTEHQEYLVTGLDPAVPQQIAGLFDEPFASPAAIPAYLVARYAGVRRAEAFCGLGGALLYGGFPHHLLLGWLNGWPQRPAGLPGLQRAGAALVRRSMAGTPVRRFGRLLEVAGCPPPTRYARIVAECSAEQKSALYPARLRDELADVDSALLAEAAYLASSGDSQSTRMTDADLHGYLPGDVLARWSTVSAGAGLRLQAPLLDHRLLEWVAGLPASWKVPGRRRNLARRAAAGWLPGRAVTSEPVDARPPLASWLRAELRELARDLLTDRTFEDRGLFQPAAVRRLLDEHQAGLDHAGEIYTLLQLELWLRSRPGSVRDPALAGQRDMSLEESGYGVPGGGRRPTTASPAADLR; from the coding sequence ATGTCAGCAATAGTCGGTATTATCGGTGAGGCCGGTGGTCGCGGCCAGCGCGCCGACCAACTCGCCCTGGCCTGCACCCCGCATGACCTCCAGCGGACCGGTCGCTACCTGGACGACCGCGCGGCGATCGTCGCCCGTTGGCCCGACGAGCACCCAGCGGCGACCCGGTCGCCCTTCTACGCGACCCGGTCGCCGTACTACGCGGCCACGACGGACGCGGTCGCGGTCAGCTGCACCGCCCAACCCGACCTGCTCGACCTGTACCAGCGGCACGGTACGGCGGCCGTCACCAGGCTGACCGGCGACTTCGCGATCGCGGTCTGGGACCGCGACCGGAGCCAGCTGATGCTCGCGGCCGACCGGACCGGAGAGCGGACGCTGTACTGGCGGCTCAGCGGTGGCCGGCTGACCTTCGCCTCGCAGCTGCGGGCGTTGCTGGCCGATCCCCGAACCGGCCAGGAGCTCGACCCGGTCGCACTGCACCACTACCTGACCTACCGGTACGTCCCCGCGCCGTGGACGATCTACGCCGGCATCCGCAAGCTTCCCCCGGGCACGTCGCTGATCTGGGCGGACGGGCGGGTGACCACGCGTCGCTACTGGACACTCGACGCCGCTGCCGGGCCGACGACGTCGGGCATCGACCAGGCCGCCGAGCAGCTCCGCGGGCGGCTGGTCGACGCCGTGCGCTCCCGGCTGCCGGCCACCGGGCCGCCGCACGTGCTGCTCTCCGGCGGGATCAGCGCCACGCTGGTCGCGGCCGCCGTGACCCGCAGCACCAGCGTCAGGGCGCACACCTGCTCGGTCGGGTTCGGCGAACCCCGGCTCGACCAGCGGGCGGCGGCGCGAGCCGTCGCCCGGGCGCTCGGCACCGAGCACCAGGAGTATCTGGTGACCGGGCTCGACCCGGCCGTACCGCAGCAGATCGCCGGCCTGTTCGACGAACCGTTCGCCAGCCCGGCCGCGATCCCCGCCTACCTGGTCGCCCGGTACGCCGGGGTGCGGCGGGCGGAGGCGTTCTGCGGCCTCGGCGGTGCCCTGCTGTACGGCGGGTTCCCGCACCACCTGCTGCTCGGCTGGCTCAACGGCTGGCCGCAGCGGCCGGCCGGACTGCCCGGGTTGCAGCGGGCCGGGGCCGCGCTGGTGCGGCGGAGCATGGCCGGGACCCCGGTGCGCCGGTTCGGCCGGCTGCTGGAGGTCGCCGGCTGCCCACCACCGACCCGGTACGCCCGGATCGTCGCCGAGTGCAGCGCCGAGCAGAAAAGTGCCCTCTACCCGGCGCGGCTGCGCGACGAACTCGCCGATGTGGACAGCGCCCTGCTGGCCGAGGCGGCCTACCTCGCCTCGTCGGGGGACTCTCAGTCGACCCGGATGACCGATGCGGACCTGCACGGATACCTGCCCGGCGACGTACTCGCCCGGTGGTCGACCGTGTCGGCCGGCGCGGGACTACGGCTGCAGGCGCCGTTGCTCGACCACCGACTGCTCGAGTGGGTGGCCGGCCTGCCGGCATCGTGGAAGGTGCCGGGGCGGCGGCGGAACCTGGCGCGGCGGGCGGCGGCCGGCTGGTTGCCGGGCCGGGCGGTCACGTCCGAGCCGGTGGACGCGCGGCCGCCGCTGGCCAGTTGGCTGCGGGCCGAGCTGCGCGAACTCGCCCGGGACCTGCTCACCGACCGGACCTTCGAGGACCGTGGCCTGTTCCAGCCGGCTGCGGTCCGCCGGCTGCTCGACGAGCACCAGGCCGGGCTCGACCACGCCGGCGAGATCTACACGTTGCTGCAACTCGAACTTTGGCTGCGCAGCCGGCCGGGGTCGGTGAGAGACCCCGCACTTGCTGGTCAGCGCGACATGAGCTTGGAAGAATCGGGGTACGGCGTACCGGGCGGCGGGCGTCGCCCGACGACGGCGTCGCCAGCCGCAGACCTTCGGTAA
- a CDS encoding LCP family protein, whose amino-acid sequence MTGRPDDQGNPAPAPENWADLPAYDQGRHRPATADDDWAESHQWTIDQQHDQWATADQTYDQWATANQQQWSDRQPGVSATSPVALTRSSTGSGQHRRPPARHGRRRLRRIALLGITGLVVAALAGVTGVAVVSHYYLGEINRIPDPFAAIPADQRPAPTAKGLTVLLAGIDSLASSATGADSPAGPYGRTDSLMVVRITADRERAYVVSIPRDSWVPVPGHGNVKINSAYALGGASLAVQTVENVTGLRIDHVALIDLVGLQDLTDAVGGVTVEIPAGTPGPSLQSSWPAGPQRLNGEQAVKYVRQRYGLPEGDFDRMRRHQNYLRALLDETLDRDTLTSPRQLGALLDAITATVTVDDGLTNDKLRQLTFDLRKIRNDVRFVTAPVANTGYVGDQWVMWLDTDRGVDFWTAVRGDTLEQYIERYGAEQLDSVVVR is encoded by the coding sequence ATGACCGGACGACCTGACGATCAGGGCAATCCGGCACCGGCCCCGGAGAACTGGGCCGACCTGCCCGCGTACGACCAGGGCCGGCACCGCCCCGCCACGGCGGACGACGACTGGGCCGAGTCACACCAGTGGACCATCGACCAGCAGCACGACCAGTGGGCGACCGCCGACCAGACGTACGACCAGTGGGCGACCGCCAACCAGCAGCAGTGGTCAGACCGGCAGCCGGGGGTCTCGGCGACCAGCCCGGTGGCGTTGACCCGGTCGAGCACCGGCAGTGGCCAGCACCGGCGGCCACCGGCCCGGCACGGCCGTCGCCGGCTGCGCCGGATCGCCCTGCTCGGCATCACCGGCCTGGTGGTCGCCGCCCTCGCCGGGGTGACCGGGGTGGCCGTCGTCAGCCACTACTACCTCGGCGAAATCAACCGGATACCCGACCCGTTCGCCGCCATCCCGGCCGATCAGCGCCCGGCGCCGACGGCAAAGGGCCTGACCGTGCTGCTCGCCGGCATCGACAGCCTGGCCTCAAGCGCCACCGGCGCGGACTCCCCCGCCGGGCCGTACGGGCGGACCGACTCGCTGATGGTGGTCCGGATCACCGCCGACCGGGAGCGGGCGTACGTCGTCTCCATCCCCCGCGACTCGTGGGTGCCGGTCCCCGGCCACGGCAACGTCAAGATCAATTCCGCGTACGCGCTCGGTGGTGCCAGCCTCGCCGTACAGACCGTCGAGAATGTGACCGGCCTGCGCATCGACCACGTCGCCCTGATCGACCTCGTCGGGCTGCAGGACCTGACCGACGCGGTCGGCGGGGTGACCGTGGAGATCCCGGCCGGGACGCCCGGACCGAGCCTGCAGTCCAGCTGGCCCGCCGGACCACAGCGGCTCAACGGCGAGCAGGCCGTCAAGTACGTACGCCAGCGCTACGGCCTGCCGGAGGGCGACTTCGACCGGATGCGCCGACACCAGAACTACCTGCGCGCGCTGCTCGACGAGACCCTCGACCGGGACACCCTGACCAGCCCGCGACAGCTCGGCGCGCTGCTCGACGCGATCACCGCGACCGTCACCGTCGACGACGGCCTGACCAACGACAAGCTCCGGCAGCTCACCTTCGACCTGCGCAAGATCCGCAACGACGTCCGGTTCGTCACCGCGCCGGTGGCGAACACCGGGTACGTCGGCGACCAGTGGGTGATGTGGCTGGACACCGATCGCGGCGTCGACTTCTGGACCGCCGTACGCGGCGACACCTTGGAGCAGTACATCGAGCGGTACGGCGCCGAACAGCTCGACTCGGTCGTCGTCCGCTGA